The stretch of DNA AATCCAAGTATTTACACTTTTTTTTGACTTGTTTTTTGACATTTACCATTCATAGTCTGTTTGCACAAGTAACCCTCACTGTACGCATTAACAGCGGAAATTCAAGCACAAGTTGTACGGATGGCTGGCTAGGCGGTGGTCCAGAACCTCATTGGCGTGTTCAAGTAGCAGGACAAGGATACACGACTTATCCTACTGCTGGCATTTGTTTTACCAACCCACCCAATACACAGTATAGCGAGCAGTTTAACTGCTCTAGTAGCTATCCTAGTACCTTGCAAGTCTGTTTACGGGCTTTTGAAGATGATGGTGGAGCCTGCGTTGTAAGTGAAAGCTGTTTGGAACAAATTTGCCAAAATTTCGCTACTCCTACCCCTGGTAATTCGATCACCTATGCGCTTAGTGTGGGTGGATCTAGTTCTGCCAATATCAACTTTACCATTTCGGCAACTGGTAGTTGGCCTCCTGGTTCTACCTATGATCAAGTCTGTAATGCCATCAATTTGGGTATCCTAAATTCCAACAGTTCTGTCGGCAATAGCAACCTAAGTAATTATGGTAACTTTTGTGCAGGTAATGCAGGCGACCCCAATCCATGGGGAGGAAATAACGATCAAGGTGTTTGGTTCCAATTTACAACAGGTCCTTCTCCTGCTGCTGTTATAGAATTTGATTTAGACAGTGACCCACAAGGTCGAGGCGATGGAATTGATTTGCAAGTAGCCTTATATGAATCAAGTAATGGTACTTGTTCGGGAACCTTAACCTTAGTTCAAGAAGATTATGAAGGAATTGGAACCGTCTGGGATGAAGACATGAGCGTTAATTGTCTCAGTCCCAACACAACTTATTTTCTATTGGTAGATGGCGAAGCTTATACTTTAATCACTGCAAATGGCGTAGAAGGCTTTTTTGGTTTGCAAATCAATGACAATGGCATTCAACAAGCAGGAGACGAAATATGCGATGCAGAGAATCTAGGCTTAGTTCCAGCAGGAGGTGCTGTTTCAACACCAGCTCTAAGTCGTTCTAATGTCTGTGCTACCAATATCAATGACCCAACCCCTGGAGCTTGGGGATCCGACCAAACCGTTTGGTTTCGCTTTCAAGCACCTCCCTCTGGGCATGTTTTTATAGAAGCAGAGTCAGATGCACTATTCCCTGTAGGAGTAGATGCCGTAGACCTACAACTAGCAGTATATGGAACCAGTACAGGGACTTGCACAGGTACCTTAGATCATATCTACAGTGATTATACGCCTGGCTTATTTGGAGAAGAAATGGACGTACGTTGCCTCACTCCTGGTGATAATTATTGGGTTATGGTAGATGGCTCCTCTCTAAATGTAGATGGCATTTTTGACCTAACCATCACCGATGGCGGACAATACCCTGCTCCCAATGATTTGATTTGTGATGCTATCCCCTTGGGCAACCCTGGTTCTGGCGGCACAGTAGGTTTGCTAAATCAATATAATTATTGCGCCAACAACCTATTTGAACCCATCCCAAACAACTGGGGAAATGATATGGGAATTTGGTACACCTTTATTGCTCCTCCTTCTGGAAAAGTTGAAATTCGCTTAAATGACTATGGCTTATTGAGTCAAGATAGAATTGATTTACAAGTAGCTGTTTATGACCTAACAGGAGCAGTTTGTACGGGTACACCTACCGAAATAAAATCTGAACACGATGGAATTGGCGTAGTATGGGACGAAGATATGTGGGTAGATTGCCTTATTCCTGGTCGTGAATATTGGATTTTAGTAGATGGCGAAGGGTCTTTGATTGATCCTGATCTTCGAGAAGGTCTTTTTGATATTGAGGTCTATGGAGATCCACAAGACCCACCTGCTGCCAACAACGAACCTTGTAATGCCATTGCTTTAGGAGATCCAACTGGTGGCGCTGTTTCTACCACTCCTACTGCCCTGCATGGTTCTCAAAATAATTTTTGTGCAGATGCTATTGGAGAGCCTCAACCTTCTAACTTTACAGCAGACCAAACAGTTTGGTACACCTTTGTAGCTCCTGCTACGGGTGCGGTACACTTTGACTTGAATAGTGATCCTGTCGTGGGCGGCGTTGATGCTATTAATTTACAAATTGCCGTTTATCGTACGCCAGGCTGTTCTGGTCCTTGGATTGAAGAAATTAGTGGTAGTGACATCACTTATGATGTTAGTATGGATCTTTGGTGTTTGGTTCCTGGTCAAACTTATTATGTACAGATTGACGGAGAACCTCCTGTTCTATTGGAAGGGCACGAAGGCTATTTTGATATAACAATTACAGAAATTCCTCCTGTTCCTGTGTCTCCTAACGATACCATTTGTGGAGCCGTTGCTTTGGGCAATCCTTGGACTACGCCAATTACCATTAACAATCAGCACAACCTTTGTGCAGGTGATTTGGGCGATCCCACTCCTTCTGCCTTTGGTACGGATCAAACGGTTTGGTATACCTTCACAACACCAACTACTGGCGGTCCCTTTGCGTTAGACATTCAGGCAACCTCAGATCTTCCTTGGCCGCTTGGCACAGATGCGGTAGATTTGCAATTAGCCGTTTTCGAATCCTCTACCAATACCTGTACAGGTACCTTAACCGAAATGACCAGTGAATATTCCGTTCTCGACTTATTCAATGAATCTATGAACGTACGCTGTTTAGAAGAAAATAAAACATATTTCTTGATGGTAGATGGTTCTGTTCTTAATGTACAGGGGTATTTTGATCTAAACCTTACTCCTGCTACTCCTGTCCCCATTCCTACCAATGATCTAATTTGTAATTATATTGATTTAGGAACGGTTCCCAATGCTGGTTCAATCAATAATGGGGTCGATTATTCCAACTTTTGCTCTGACATAGAAGCAGGAGAACCCAATCCTTTTGCCATAGAACAAACCGTCTGGTTTTCATTTGTTGCTCCCAACCATACTGGTGCAAACGCAACGGCTAATGTGACGGTTAATGTAACTTCTGATCCAGGTAATTTGGGCGACAATGTAGATTTGCAGTTAGCGGTTTATGAATCGAGCAATACACTTTGCTCTGGCACTATGAATTTGGTAGAGAATGGAGAAGCAGATCCATTAACTAGTTTTGATGCGAGTGCTAGTGTCACTTGCCTCTACCCTGGTCAACGTTATTATGTGCAAGTAGATGGTTCTATTTTAAATCAAGAGGGCTATTTTAGAATAGAGGTGCAAGATGATGGACAAGGCGTTCGTCCTCCTTATAATATGATGTGTAATGCTGTTAATTTAGGGACGGTTCCCAATGCTGGCAGCATTAACAATAATGTTAATTACACCAACCTATGTACTGACACCGAAACAGGAGAACCTGATCCTGCTGCCTTTGGTATTGGCAAAACGGCTTGGTTTACTTTTGTAGCACCACTTTCTGGCAATGTCACGATCAATGGGTACAGCGATCCCAACAACATTGGGGATGAGGTAGATTTGCAATTGGCACTCTATTATTCTGACGATAACACCTGTACAGGAAATTTCTTAGAAGTAGATAGCGATTATGATGCTTTAAACAAAGATGAATCGCTTACTGTAGATTGTTTAGAAGGTGGTAGAGTTTACTATTTGCAAGTAGATGGTGCTGGTGGCTTATTGGGAGATGAGGATGGTTGGTTTACTCTTGAGGTAATTGATGATGGAGGGACTAGCAACTTTCCTTATAACAATAGCATTTGCGATGCCTATAGTTTTGGCACCCCTACAGGGGTCATTCAGTCTCGCACCAACGAAAGTAATGCTTGCGCCAATATAGAAGTTGGAGAGCCTGGTGCTGGTGGTTATGCGACCCATACCGTTTGGTACCAATTTATTGCCCCTCCTTCTGGGCGAGTTGAAATCAATGTAGTATCAACCAATCTTCTGTTAGGAATAGACCCTGAAGTTTATATTCATGCTTCTTCTGATAATACATGTACAGGGGTGCTCACTGAAGTAGAAAGCTCTCTATGGCCAACGGCTCTAGTTACAGAAAATATAGAAGCGACCTGCTTAGTTCCTGGCAACGTTTATTTTATCCAAGTAGATGGTCAATTGCTAACCAAAGAAGGTACTTTTAATATTGATATTGTTGATCTAATGCCCAGTTATGGAACAGGGGCTGCGAATGATCCACAGCCCAGCAACGATAGTTGTGACAACGCTATTGTATTGCCCGTTCAAACGGAATCTTGCATCAATGGTGGCGGAACCTTCCAAACCAATAGTTATGGTTATCCAACCATTACCTATGACCCTGCTTATGCGCAAGGCTGCGGAGGCAACTGTGGAGATACTTGGTATCAATTTACAATGCCCGCTTCAGGAAATGCTGTCATTGAAGGAAACGATGATGCGGTTGGCGGTGTTACAGGAGATTATTCTGATTTAACAGTAGTTGCCTACACAGGTACTTGCAATGGTTTAACGCCTATTGATTGTGGACAAGGTGGTCTTAATAGCGATGTTTCCTTCCAAGTTGCAGCCGCACCTGGAACAACCGTTTGGGTACAGGTATTTGACGATGATGGAAATGATAATGGAGAAGATTATCAAATTTGTGTATCCGAAGGCTGTGGCTTTGACAATTGTTTAGATGCCTTATTGG from Aureispira anguillae encodes:
- a CDS encoding T9SS type A sorting domain-containing protein, producing the protein MKSKYLHFFLTCFLTFTIHSLFAQVTLTVRINSGNSSTSCTDGWLGGGPEPHWRVQVAGQGYTTYPTAGICFTNPPNTQYSEQFNCSSSYPSTLQVCLRAFEDDGGACVVSESCLEQICQNFATPTPGNSITYALSVGGSSSANINFTISATGSWPPGSTYDQVCNAINLGILNSNSSVGNSNLSNYGNFCAGNAGDPNPWGGNNDQGVWFQFTTGPSPAAVIEFDLDSDPQGRGDGIDLQVALYESSNGTCSGTLTLVQEDYEGIGTVWDEDMSVNCLSPNTTYFLLVDGEAYTLITANGVEGFFGLQINDNGIQQAGDEICDAENLGLVPAGGAVSTPALSRSNVCATNINDPTPGAWGSDQTVWFRFQAPPSGHVFIEAESDALFPVGVDAVDLQLAVYGTSTGTCTGTLDHIYSDYTPGLFGEEMDVRCLTPGDNYWVMVDGSSLNVDGIFDLTITDGGQYPAPNDLICDAIPLGNPGSGGTVGLLNQYNYCANNLFEPIPNNWGNDMGIWYTFIAPPSGKVEIRLNDYGLLSQDRIDLQVAVYDLTGAVCTGTPTEIKSEHDGIGVVWDEDMWVDCLIPGREYWILVDGEGSLIDPDLREGLFDIEVYGDPQDPPAANNEPCNAIALGDPTGGAVSTTPTALHGSQNNFCADAIGEPQPSNFTADQTVWYTFVAPATGAVHFDLNSDPVVGGVDAINLQIAVYRTPGCSGPWIEEISGSDITYDVSMDLWCLVPGQTYYVQIDGEPPVLLEGHEGYFDITITEIPPVPVSPNDTICGAVALGNPWTTPITINNQHNLCAGDLGDPTPSAFGTDQTVWYTFTTPTTGGPFALDIQATSDLPWPLGTDAVDLQLAVFESSTNTCTGTLTEMTSEYSVLDLFNESMNVRCLEENKTYFLMVDGSVLNVQGYFDLNLTPATPVPIPTNDLICNYIDLGTVPNAGSINNGVDYSNFCSDIEAGEPNPFAIEQTVWFSFVAPNHTGANATANVTVNVTSDPGNLGDNVDLQLAVYESSNTLCSGTMNLVENGEADPLTSFDASASVTCLYPGQRYYVQVDGSILNQEGYFRIEVQDDGQGVRPPYNMMCNAVNLGTVPNAGSINNNVNYTNLCTDTETGEPDPAAFGIGKTAWFTFVAPLSGNVTINGYSDPNNIGDEVDLQLALYYSDDNTCTGNFLEVDSDYDALNKDESLTVDCLEGGRVYYLQVDGAGGLLGDEDGWFTLEVIDDGGTSNFPYNNSICDAYSFGTPTGVIQSRTNESNACANIEVGEPGAGGYATHTVWYQFIAPPSGRVEINVVSTNLLLGIDPEVYIHASSDNTCTGVLTEVESSLWPTALVTENIEATCLVPGNVYFIQVDGQLLTKEGTFNIDIVDLMPSYGTGAANDPQPSNDSCDNAIVLPVQTESCINGGGTFQTNSYGYPTITYDPAYAQGCGGNCGDTWYQFTMPASGNAVIEGNDDAVGGVTGDYSDLTVVAYTGTCNGLTPIDCGQGGLNSDVSFQVAAAPGTTVWVQVFDDDGNDNGEDYQICVSEGCGFDNCLDALLVPMLPNVPYCWNTSGAEGEDIANGAPGYNECSEGDNPENSVYYYFESDCNGSDVTLHIMNGQINGSCLLGITPSDGFNISLFQDATPCDNNPTALVDCQSFTACDVQPINWSFTYTGLAPNTPYMIQIDGGFGNAGGNNQGEVMITTTTNPILAPVATPLTCSGLNDGTAAAAVTGGGVPPFTFLWSNGVTDSVATGLATGNYTVTITGSNGCTDTASVFVDDGLLVTAAMLPPTPVTCNAVCDGQAIVTGIGGTVTTGYTYLWDAAANNQTNATATGLCAGTYSVSVYDDLGCFDSTQVTITEPAVLSINLINSIASDCDSSVCTGSATSVVTGGSGTYNYLWSNGNTNAVPSDLCPGFNAVTVTDGQGCTDSTSVIITAPIASTPPIINPLAGTFCPNTTVTLTASGGIAGTGAVTNWYTGPNGTGLFVGTGNSINIVTDTTRTYYVRRESLCGNTADSSITLFVKRYIYAANGTSTNTYCTDNSGWHHFFVGDDIIFSIQGDITTGATTGFPLVTIWDSTAYYQESEGPFAPTSCATGWTPGEERFEMERSWNVDLGGGAVNAPYNVRFYYEPAERTAIETAAINWMAAYPACGYTYKYPYPLGFYWFKNEGANYDAPIYDSLHLSGPLGTTINAINYVELQNITSFSGGSAGIVLIPVDLLPVDWLYFDGTTDNKINYLSWGTETEDNSAYFNIERSLDGFSFEKIGTVSAKGQSTSTTHYTFDDVNPFEGPNYYRLELVDLDGTSTYSNIVLLSIERDHLAYNFYPNPTDGYLYYQYEAKDKEKLEIKVLDVLGKLIDVKEHQAVVGTNNIPTDLNDYPPGTYMVSVRHKKTGYVHLAKVIKNKY